DNA from Babylonia areolata isolate BAREFJ2019XMU chromosome 32, ASM4173473v1, whole genome shotgun sequence:
AGGTGTTGGCGCCATCTTCAAGCTGTCTGGTAAAGGTGTTGGCGCCACCTTCAAACTGTCTGGTAAAGGTGTTGGCGTCACCTTCAACCCTTCAAACTGTCTAGTAAAAGTGTTGGCACCACCTTCAAACTGACCACACTGCTATGCACCATGTCACAATGAAGGATACATTACCACAGACAGTCTAtccacaaaaaaatcaacaacaaaaaaacaaaaacaaaacaaaaagaagtccACTGACCATTCCCTCCAGAACAGTTCAATGCAGTTCACAGTCAACACAATCTAACAGCAAAGGCTTAACTTTAGATAGGTCCAACACAGTGTCTGCTGCTATGACTTTGGGCTTCATCTAGGTTTCTTCACACATGCACGATGGGATTCTGTAAGCATGGTGCTCCCTCTCAGAGAGAAATACgacacgaaaacaaaaacagttttaagGGTTGCAATGAAAATTGCTGAGGTACACACCTTCGCCATTTTTCTACAACTGACAGCCTGATGTGCCACAGTGAGATGGAAACGAAAGTGATGACAACGCCGCACACGAAAGGGGTGGGGAATCACTGAGGCAAGTTTCTTGGAGAGTTGCGTCCCTTCCCTGTCAAGGTGGCATTTGGCAGTACAAAACAGGGTCGGTTCTTCATGGAAACatagttttcttctctcttctctctctctctctttaagtcaCAGCTGGATTTTGAACATTTGGCAGTTAGAGACTACACTTCTCTGTTAGAGCGAACCACGAACGCACACAAACCACCATAgtcttgttcgttttttttgggtttttttttgtgttttttttacagtgtgctAATATCGCAATTATTAAACCGTCCAGATTATTTGTAGCTGAAAGATGAGGTTGCTCTTTCGTTTAACTAAAATCACACCAGCgcatttggtttttttgttgctgaaagATTCGAAATAAACCGAAACAGTCTTTTTAACCTTCCAGTAGCTTGTTTTTATAGTTCAATTCATTTCACTTTTCTCTAAAGAGGTTCTATGCAAATCTACTCAAGCGCAGTAATTTGTAATAAAATTGGACTTTATGTAACATGAAGCTGAGAACTACGAGTCAAGTTTGTGTGGCAGGAAGAAAATGGAGAGCAAAGGCACGGTCCACCTTGGTTCGCCTTCCTCAAGTTtcggatcagtgtgtgtgtgtgtgtgtgtgtgtgtgtgtgtgtgtgtgtgtgtgtgtgttgttgttgttgttgttgttgttgtttaatcaagGCATTATTACGTATTCTAAACGATTGGTACATGCTTTATACAAACGGTGCATTGTTCGGTGCTGTGACGTTTCCCAGTGCTGCCCTCATTaactctccactcacacacacacacacacacacacacacacggccccagCAGGCTGGCACCATGAGGTTCGATTCCCCTACACCTCCTGAgacctgtccctctgtcttcccGCGTCTGTCCCGCGGCCTGGCAGGTCTGTGCGGTCCTGAGtcacctccccctgtctgtctgtccctcctcccctcctctccccaccctcatcgctctctttctctctcctcctcccgtCAACTGTCCATCACCGTGTTTTTTCTTCcgctctcttccctcctccaccacctcctccaccaccaccatcatctttctGTTTTTGGTCAACCACAtgaacccccctaccaccaccaccgccaccaccacctctcgcTACATCctgctccttcccctcctcctcctcctgctcccgcTTCCtactcttcttctctcctcccctccccctgcctctcttctcttccccctctccttcctccttcttcttcctcctcctccctcctcctcctccttcttcttcacccttattcttcttcctcctccgcctgcgCTTGGTTTTCTTCTTGCGGTTAGTCCTGTTGCGTTTCTTCTGCTGCTGAGGCTGGCGCTGCTCGCACTTGCACGACTTGACCACCTTGATGCGGTAGGTACGGTACTCCCCGTTCCGACACAGCAGGTGCACGGCCTTCCTGCGGACCACCGCCTCCACGCAGCGCCACTGGAGGAGTCGGGACCTCGTCCACAGCTCCACGAACTCTGCGTACCAGGGGAGGTTCCTGATGGGCAGGCAGTGTCCCTCGCACACCACTTCCTGCAAGGGCTTCACCGAGGTGCAGAAACCGTCCGAGATGTACCGCTTGGCGCGGAGCTCTCTGCATCCCACCTGGATGTCTTCTGGAACACGgatgtagatatatgtatatgtatgtaggtatgtacaagcacatgggcgtgtgtgtgtgtgtgtgtgtgcacgcgcgcgcgcacacacacacacatacacagagatatgtatgtatattacacacacaaacacacacacatctctctctctctctgtatatatatatatatatatatatatatatatatatatatatatatattgtacacacacacacacacacacatacacacacaaacaaacaaacaaacaaacgcaaagtATAATGATGTTAAATTAAgggaaggacacagacacacacacacacacacacacacacacacacacacacacacagaccac
Protein-coding regions in this window:
- the LOC143276632 gene encoding uncharacterized protein LOC143276632, which gives rise to MVVWVGAARLTVRLPLLLLLLLLPGWPPFLPTALTSSSAINVTSDVIRGTGSSSLQDRQQVAEAADRMWGDGGGEEEEVEERGWGRRWVGDRADHGAFKTEDIQVGCRELRAKRYISDGFCTSVKPLQEVVCEGHCLPIRNLPWYAEFVELWTRSRLLQWRCVEAVVRRKAVHLLCRNGEYRTYRIKVVKSCKCEQRQPQQQKKRNRTNRKKKTKRRRRRKKNKGEEEGGGGGRRRKKKEEGEGEEKRGRGRGGEKKSRKREQEEEEGKEQDVARGGGGGGGGRGVHVVDQKQKDDGGGGGGGGGGKRAEEKTR